A window of Malania oleifera isolate guangnan ecotype guangnan chromosome 5, ASM2987363v1, whole genome shotgun sequence contains these coding sequences:
- the LOC131156775 gene encoding histone-lysine N-methyltransferase EZA1 isoform X6: protein MVSKSTDSASKLKKSQGEHPSDAWGDLTYKIYELKKQIQDDRVISIKAKLEKNGKILEQHLSQLVSGTLRKEVLFTEHNGLGKMLSLRIEKPLCMFSGFSQGYGDKDYVSGQDVVSSAITKLPYVEKIPPYTTWIFLDRNQRMAEDQSVVGRRRIYYDQYGSEALVCSDSEEEITEAEEEKHEFSEGEDRIIWMAFHEHGSNEGVVNIVSQCIGGTTSEIQERYSILKDKLQEKQDQILNASGELASEKNAFLEKSLSSALDSFDNLFCRRCLVFDCRLHGCSQTLINPSEKQSYWAELEENGKPCSDQCYLRLRSVKDLPESSRISALNRMVESTSLEEKNGIPVSCNPEEPNSSDGSETIPDETCNADKTVLVTSEVSCNSDDVAGALNADKSVMELSLNEGMGKRKALEINKILKHSKVDSDGSQEASHKKQKKSLALKEDPVANESIMVLDSGVPESQEFQMTANSALKEVTESKIICSGSVTCAGYEAKDAAEVSQTKQILDSIVGQAESNSEWKPIEKELYLKGIEMFGRNSCLIARNLLSGLKTCIEVFSYMYDDRAAITHRSVVVPSSLLEDNGKAETDYMEQEVPTRSRLLRKRGRTRKLKYSWKSAGHPSIWKRIAGGKNLSCKQYTPCGCQFMCGKQCPCLHNGTCCEKYCGCSKSCKNRFRGCHCAKSQCRSRQCPCFAAGRECDPDVCRNCWVRNKLTESS from the exons ATGGTGTCTAAATCAACAGACTCTGCATCTAAGCTCAAA AAATCACAGGGAGAACATCCATCAGATGCTTGGGGGGACCTAACATATAAGATATATGAGCTGAAAAAGCAGATTCAAGATGACAGAGTTATTTCAATTAAA GCAAAGCTTGAAAAGAATGGGAAGATACTAGAACAGCATCTCTCTCAGCTTGTATCAGGGACATTAAGAAAGGAGGTTCTGTTTACGGAGCATAATGGACTAGGCAAAATGCTCTCTTTAAGAATTGAGAAGCCTCTCTGTATGTTTAGTGGATTTTCTCAGGGATATGGGGATAAAGATTATGTTAGTGGTCAAGATGTTGTATCCTCTGCAATTACAAAGCTTCCATATGTTGAGAAGATACCACCTTATACTACCTGGATTTTTTTGGACAG AAATCAGAGAATGGCTGAAGATCAGTCAGTAGTTGGTAGGAGACGCATTTACTATGATCAGTATGGCAGTGAGGCACTGGTCTGTAGTGACAGTGAGGAAGAAATTACAGAAGCAGAGGAAGAGAAGCATGAATTTTCGGAAGGTGAAGATCGTATCATATG GATGGCATTTCATGAGCATGGTTCAAATGAGGGAGTCGTGAACATTGTGAGTCAGTGTATTGGGGGAACCACTTCAGAAATCCAG GAGCGGTACAGTATACTCAAAGACAAACTTCAGGAGAAACAGGACCAAATTCTAAATGCTTCTGGAGAACTTGCATCTGAAAAGAATGCATTTCTGGAAAAGAGCCTTAGTTCTGCTTTAGATTCTTTTGATAATCTTTTCTGCCGTCGTTGCTTG GTGTTTGATTGCCGTCTGCATGGTTGTTCCCAAACTCTTATCAATCCT AGTGAAAAGCAGTCTTATTGGGCTGAACTTGAAGAGAATGGGAAACCTTGTAGTGATCAGTGTTACCTTCGT TTAAGATCCGTCAAAGATTTGCCAGAAAGTTCACGTATTAGTGCCTTGAATAGGATGGTCGAGAGTACAAGTTTAGAAGAGAAAAATGGTATTCCTGTTTCCTGTAACCCTGAAGAGCCAAATAGCAGTGATGGTTCAGAAACCATACCTGATGAAACATGCAATGCTGATAAAACTGTGCTTGTTACTTCAGAAGTTTCTTGCAATTCAGATGATGTTGCTGGAGCTCTAAATGCTGATAAATCTGTCATGGAATTATCCCTAAATGAAGGTATGGGAAAGCGGAAGGCCTTAGAGATAAATAAAATTCTAAAGCACTCAAAAGTTGACTCGGATGGTTCCCAGGAAGCTTCTCATAAAAAGCAGAAGAAGTCATTAGCTTTAAAAGAAGATCCTGTGGCTAATGAAAGTATAATGGTTTTGGATTCTGGGGTGCCTGAAAGCCAGGAATTTCAAATGACTGCCAACAGTGCTTTAAAAGAAGTCACTGAAAGTAAAATTATTTGTTCTGGTAGTGTTACATGTGCCGGATATGAAGCAAAAGATGCTGCAGAAGTGTCTCAAACAAAGCAGATACTTGATTCCATTGTAGGACAAGCTGAAAGTAACTCTGAGTGGAAACCTATTGAGAAGGAATTATACTTGAAGGGAATAGAGATGTTTGGGAGGAACAG TTGCCTTATAGCCAGGAATTTGCTTTCTGGCCTGAAGACTTGCATAGAGGTATTTAGTTATATGTATGATGATCGAGCTGCAATAACTCACAGATCTGTTGTTGTACCAAGTTCACTTTTGGAAGACAATGGGAAAGCTGAAACAGATTATATG GAGCAAGAGGTGCCAACAAGATCACGATTATTACGAAAAAGGGGCAGAACAAGGAAGCTTAAATATTCATGGAAGTCTGCTGGCCATCCATCTATCTGGAAAAGGATTGCAGGTGGGAAGAACCTGTCCTGTAAGCAATATACACCTTGTGGATGTCAGTTTATGTGTGGAAAGCAATGCCCTTGTCTACACAATGGAACTTGCTGTGAAAAATATTGCGG GTGTTCAAAGAGCTGCAAAAATCGCTTTAGGGGATGCCACTGTGCAAAAAGTCAGTGCCGAAGCCGACAATGCCCATGCTTTGCTGCTGGACGCGAATGTGATCCAGATGTTTGCCGGAATTGTTGGGTTAG GAATAAGCTGACTGAGTCAAGCTGA